A genomic region of Zalophus californianus isolate mZalCal1 chromosome 1, mZalCal1.pri.v2, whole genome shotgun sequence contains the following coding sequences:
- the LOC113916053 gene encoding LOW QUALITY PROTEIN: yrdC domain-containing protein, mitochondrial-like (The sequence of the model RefSeq protein was modified relative to this genomic sequence to represent the inferred CDS: inserted 1 base in 1 codon), producing the protein MVDSLNHVSTLGIILDSSLYLTPRSPAQAVLGAQLLRLPRSCAMPANSLDHARGTEVLWAAMARLCPSAMVAVPTETLYSLTCLAXLGAVYCLQGRSQAKLPALCMSHMADIFRDCHVRVPKGLLKDLLPGRVTLVLERSQELSKDLNHFIPLIGIWIPDHSFMQDLAQVFGTLFSLTSANLSSQASSQNVFEFWYLWPQLSQVVDGGPIEDGQSPEYCLGSTMVDLSVSGIIHPTTEVGTAVLTGILLVNPVEGRTQGLMLATMCLSTGDQQGFIYRGHWGYNITSLTL; encoded by the exons ATGGTTGACTCATTAAACCATGTCAGCACCCTGGGCATCATCCTTGACTCCTCCCTGTACCTCACCCCCAGA AGCCCAGCTCAGGCAGTGCTGGGAGCCCAGCTGTTGCGGCTCCCCAGGAGCTGCGCCATGCCGGCCAACAGCCTGGATCACGCACGTGGAACCGAGGTGCTTTGGGCTGCCATGGCCAGGCTGTGCCCCAGCGCCATGGTGGCCGTCCCCACCGAGACACTGTATAGCCTGACCTGCTTGG AGCTGGGTGCCGTGTACTGCCTCCAGGGCCGCAGCCAGGCCAAGCTGCCAGCCCTCTGCATGAGCCACATGGCTGATATCTTCAGGGACTGCCATGTGAGAGTACCCAAGGGGCTCCTGAAAGACTTACTACCAGGACGAGTGACCCTGGTGTTAGAACGCTCCCAGGAGCTCAGTAAAGACCTGAACCACTTTATTCCTCTTATAGGCATCTGGATTCCTGACCATTCCTTCATGCAGGATTTGGCTCAGGTGTTTGGGACACTATTTTCTCTCACCAGTGCCAACCTCAGCTCTCAGGCCAGTTCTCAGAATGTCTTTGAATTCTGGTACCTCTGGCCTCAATTGTCCCAGGTCGTTGATGGGGGACCAATTGAGGATGGCCAAAGCCCTGAGTATTGCCTGGGCTCAACTATGGTTGACTTGTCTGTATCTGGCATCATTCATCCTACAACAGAAGTAGGGACTGCTGTCCTCACAGGGATCCTGCTTGTGAATCCGGTAGAAGGGAGGACCCAAGGACTGATGCTGGCCACTATGTGTCTGTCCACTGGTGACCAGCAAGGGTTCATTTACAGAGGCCATTGGGGCTACAACATCACTAGTCTGACTCTTTAA